One segment of Tamlana crocina DNA contains the following:
- a CDS encoding formimidoylglutamase, with protein MNFNFLSPVSDLVLAHNELLSPQALGRKIKIHSEQNGIPDLEGVNIAILGVLENRNDVDYIGEEFQLNEIRKSFYSLFPGSWNTTVADLGDIEKGESVEDTYFALKEAIGILVKKKIIPVIIGGSQDLTYANYRAYDALIPMVNVVNVDAQFNLGDSTKPIKNNSFVGKIILDKPYNLFNYANIGYQTYFNSQEEIDLMDSLYFELYRLGEVSKDITSVEPALRDAHIVSIDLNAVKSSEVSLRQRFSPNGLDGKEICAIARYAGISNKVSSFGIYEYKPSKDDEMTAMLVAQMLWYFIEGVNYRVKDDDFSDDSSYQKFTTLTEDHQLVFYKSNKTGRWWIEIPFLSEVNNKLKKHTLLPCMHQDYLDACNNKVPERWYKAFRKNSV; from the coding sequence ATGAATTTTAATTTTCTCTCTCCGGTTTCAGATTTAGTACTTGCACATAATGAGCTACTATCTCCCCAAGCATTAGGACGGAAAATTAAAATTCACTCAGAACAAAACGGTATTCCTGATTTAGAGGGTGTTAACATCGCTATTTTGGGTGTGCTTGAAAACCGAAACGATGTTGATTACATAGGCGAGGAGTTTCAGCTAAATGAAATCAGGAAATCGTTTTACAGTCTCTTTCCCGGTAGTTGGAATACCACGGTTGCCGATTTGGGTGACATTGAAAAAGGCGAAAGTGTTGAGGATACCTATTTCGCACTAAAAGAAGCCATTGGTATTCTGGTGAAAAAAAAGATTATTCCAGTAATCATCGGTGGCTCCCAAGATCTTACTTATGCCAATTACCGTGCTTACGATGCTTTAATCCCTATGGTGAATGTGGTAAACGTTGATGCCCAGTTTAATTTGGGCGATTCTACAAAACCCATTAAAAATAACAGTTTTGTTGGGAAGATTATTCTCGATAAACCATACAATTTATTCAACTACGCCAATATTGGCTACCAAACCTATTTCAATTCACAGGAAGAAATCGATTTGATGGACAGCTTGTATTTCGAACTGTACCGATTAGGGGAAGTATCAAAGGATATCACTTCGGTTGAGCCCGCTTTGAGAGACGCTCATATTGTGAGTATTGATTTAAATGCCGTTAAAAGTTCTGAAGTGAGCCTTAGGCAGCGTTTTTCACCAAACGGACTGGATGGCAAGGAAATTTGTGCCATAGCCCGATATGCGGGGATAAGCAATAAAGTGAGTTCCTTCGGAATTTATGAATATAAGCCATCAAAAGATGATGAAATGACCGCTATGCTGGTGGCGCAAATGCTTTGGTATTTTATTGAAGGGGTGAACTATAGGGTGAAAGACGACGATTTTTCAGATGATTCGAGCTACCAAAAATTTACGACGCTTACTGAAGATCACCAGCTTGTTTTTTATAAAAGTAATAAAACGGGCCGATGGTGGATTGAAATTCCTTTTTTGTCTGAAGTCAATAATAAATTAAAGAAGCATACGTTATTACCATGCATGCATCAAGATTACCTTGATGCCTGTAATAATAAGGTGCCAGAGCGCTGGTATAAGGCATTTAGGAAAAATAGCGTGTAG
- the gldK gene encoding gliding motility lipoprotein GldK, whose protein sequence is MKKFILLTAVLTMLTSCGSKDRGELVGVQGKKWHPEKPYGMELIPGGAFIMGKADDDLAGVQDAPSKTVTVRAFYMDATEITNSEYRQFVNWVRDSIIRYRLAVLADEVGMLPEDGGIGEYAFKDADTANMSVYEKYMFENYTGLGPTGYEGRKINKDVDLVFDTSDYPDEYYTEVMDTMYLPLEESYNGQRTWDVTKFKFQYNHMDIQEAARNRGIKRKDVIIKEEIEVYPDTTVWIRDFAYSYNEPMHNDYFWHDAYSDYPVVGVTWDQAKAFCEWRTINKNSYQKSKKGAALVNTFRLPSEAEWEYAARGGLQAATYPWGGPYTKSDRGCFMANFKPVRGDYAADQALYTVEAKSYEPNDYNLYNMAGNVAEWVNASYDPSSYQYTSTINPSVNDNENTRKIVRGGSWKDVAYFLQVSSRDYEYADSARSYIGFRTVQDYMGTKVTSNGN, encoded by the coding sequence ATGAAGAAGTTTATATTATTAACCGCAGTATTGACAATGCTAACTAGTTGTGGCTCCAAGGATAGGGGCGAATTGGTAGGTGTTCAAGGAAAAAAATGGCACCCAGAAAAGCCGTATGGCATGGAACTTATTCCAGGGGGAGCATTTATTATGGGTAAAGCCGACGATGATTTGGCAGGTGTGCAAGATGCACCTTCTAAAACCGTTACCGTTAGAGCTTTCTATATGGATGCAACCGAAATTACAAATAGCGAGTACCGCCAATTTGTAAACTGGGTAAGAGACTCAATTATTAGATACAGATTGGCTGTTTTGGCCGATGAGGTTGGTATGTTGCCAGAAGATGGAGGCATTGGTGAGTACGCATTTAAAGATGCCGATACCGCTAATATGTCCGTTTACGAAAAATACATGTTCGAAAACTATACCGGATTGGGGCCTACAGGTTATGAAGGCCGAAAAATAAACAAAGACGTCGATTTGGTTTTCGATACTTCTGATTACCCAGATGAATATTACACCGAAGTAATGGATACCATGTATTTGCCTTTGGAAGAGTCTTACAACGGGCAACGTACTTGGGATGTTACTAAATTCAAGTTTCAGTACAATCACATGGATATCCAAGAGGCAGCGAGAAACAGAGGTATTAAGCGTAAAGACGTTATCATAAAAGAGGAGATTGAGGTATATCCAGATACTACCGTTTGGATTCGCGATTTTGCATATTCATATAACGAGCCTATGCACAACGACTACTTTTGGCACGATGCATACAGCGATTACCCAGTAGTTGGTGTAACTTGGGATCAAGCAAAAGCATTTTGTGAGTGGAGAACCATCAACAAAAATTCATATCAAAAATCTAAGAAAGGTGCTGCTTTGGTCAATACATTTAGATTGCCTTCGGAAGCCGAGTGGGAGTATGCCGCAAGAGGTGGTCTGCAAGCTGCAACTTACCCCTGGGGTGGGCCTTATACAAAAAGTGACAGAGGTTGCTTTATGGCCAACTTTAAGCCGGTTCGTGGAGATTATGCGGCCGATCAAGCACTGTATACTGTAGAAGCCAAATCATACGAGCCAAACGATTACAACCTGTATAATATGGCCGGAAATGTGGCCGAATGGGTAAATGCATCATACGATCCATCATCATATCAATACACTTCAACCATTAACCCAAGTGTAAACGATAATGAAAATACGCGTAAAATTGTTAGAGGGGGCTCTTGGAAAGACGTGGCATACTTTTTACAGGTAAGCTCAAGAGATTACGAATACGCAGATTCAGCAAGAAGTTATATAGGTTTCAGGACCGTTCAAGATTACATGGGGACAAAAGTAACAAGCAACGGAAACTAA
- the gldL gene encoding gliding motility protein GldL, producing MAKSKANKKFMNMAYGLGAAIVIVGALFKIIHFEIGPLTGNVMLTIGLVTEAIIFALSAFEPVDDDLDWSLVYPELAGGQSSKREANEDAQGLLSKKLDNLLKEAKIDGELISSLGDSIKNFEGAAKNMSSTVDSIEATKKYGEELSLAAAQMESLNSLYKVQLESINKQAAINEESVENAAKLKEQMQSLASNLSSLNGVYGGMLSAMNKN from the coding sequence ATGGCAAAGTCAAAAGCAAACAAGAAATTCATGAATATGGCCTATGGATTGGGAGCCGCAATTGTAATTGTTGGTGCACTATTCAAAATCATTCACTTCGAAATTGGCCCGCTAACAGGTAACGTTATGTTAACCATTGGTTTGGTAACGGAAGCGATTATATTCGCATTATCGGCATTCGAACCTGTTGATGATGATTTAGATTGGTCTTTAGTATATCCAGAATTAGCTGGAGGGCAATCAAGCAAAAGAGAAGCAAACGAAGATGCGCAAGGATTACTATCTAAAAAACTAGATAACTTATTAAAAGAAGCAAAAATTGATGGCGAGTTAATTTCAAGTTTGGGCGATAGTATCAAAAACTTTGAAGGTGCTGCCAAAAACATGTCTTCTACAGTAGATTCTATTGAAGCTACTAAAAAGTATGGCGAAGAATTATCTTTGGCTGCCGCTCAAATGGAATCGCTAAATAGCTTGTACAAAGTACAGTTAGAAAGCATCAATAAACAAGCTGCCATTAACGAGGAGTCTGTAGAAAATGCCGCAAAACTTAAAGAGCAAATGCAATCTTTAGCATCAAACCTGTCTTCTTTAAACGGTGTTTACGGTGGAATGCTTTCTGCAATGAACAAAAATTAA